One genomic window of Sphingomonas ginsengisoli An et al. 2013 includes the following:
- the creD gene encoding cell envelope integrity protein CreD: MDQPTPTGKLLRALGIAALLSIGIFVTWLMISDRRSQSDEARSSIAAGWGEPQVIAGPELSIPFKTISAATTDANGKIVSGPETVERRLIVAPQGVDAATRIAPERRARSIYEVVVYHADTQGRATFALPSDLTRLGVPAGSLELNRAELHFGVSDSRGLSANPLVRVGGKALPLGPGGGTSMVNGGFYAPIDLTQLDPARFSVDFSFALRGNGSFAFMPRAGDTAWKLSSTWANPSFTGGFLPEQRQVAKDGFTAAYRIGNLALGRSLLFIEGDEKGNSSDEAVSQARAGVDLMQPVDLYSQVDRATKYGFLFIGFTFLAFLLFDIIGGVRVVAIEYLLAGAALVLFFVLLLAFAEVIGFAAAYVVAAGAIAALNTAYSAAVLGSWRRGLVIGAILAALYAVLYVLLSLEAYALLIGALLLLVALAGTMYVTRRLDWTGERRRVAEEAAPL; this comes from the coding sequence ATGGATCAGCCCACCCCGACCGGAAAACTGCTTCGCGCGCTCGGTATCGCCGCACTGTTGTCGATCGGGATTTTCGTCACCTGGCTGATGATCAGCGACCGCCGCTCGCAATCGGACGAGGCGCGCTCGAGCATCGCCGCGGGGTGGGGCGAGCCGCAGGTGATTGCCGGGCCCGAGCTCAGCATTCCGTTCAAGACCATCAGCGCGGCGACCACCGATGCCAATGGGAAGATCGTCAGCGGGCCCGAGACGGTCGAGCGGCGGCTGATCGTCGCGCCGCAGGGGGTCGATGCGGCGACGCGGATCGCGCCCGAGCGCCGGGCCCGGTCGATCTATGAGGTGGTGGTCTATCATGCCGACACGCAAGGCCGCGCGACCTTTGCGCTGCCGAGCGACCTGACCCGGCTCGGCGTGCCGGCGGGGTCGCTCGAACTCAATCGGGCCGAACTGCACTTCGGGGTCAGCGATAGCCGGGGCCTCAGCGCCAATCCGCTGGTGCGGGTCGGCGGGAAAGCGCTTCCGCTTGGGCCGGGCGGGGGGACCAGCATGGTCAATGGCGGATTCTATGCGCCGATCGACCTGACGCAGCTCGACCCGGCGCGCTTCTCGGTCGACTTCTCCTTCGCGCTGCGCGGCAACGGCTCGTTCGCCTTCATGCCGCGGGCGGGCGACACCGCGTGGAAATTGAGCTCGACCTGGGCGAACCCGAGCTTCACCGGCGGCTTCCTCCCCGAGCAGCGCCAGGTGGCCAAGGACGGCTTCACCGCTGCCTATCGGATCGGCAACCTCGCGCTCGGCCGCTCGCTGCTGTTCATCGAGGGGGACGAGAAGGGGAATTCGAGCGACGAGGCGGTGAGCCAGGCGCGCGCCGGGGTCGACCTGATGCAGCCGGTCGATCTCTACAGCCAGGTCGACCGGGCGACGAAATACGGCTTCCTGTTCATCGGCTTCACCTTCCTGGCGTTCCTGCTGTTCGACATCATCGGCGGGGTGCGCGTGGTGGCGATCGAATATCTGCTCGCCGGGGCGGCGCTGGTGCTGTTCTTCGTGCTGCTGCTGGCGTTTGCCGAGGTGATCGGCTTTGCCGCCGCCTACGTCGTCGCCGCGGGCGCGATCGCCGCGCTCAACACGGCTTATTCGGCGGCGGTGCTGGGGAGCTGGCGGCGCGGGCTGGTGATCGGGGCGATCCTCGCCGCGCTCTATGCCGTGCTCTACGTCCTGCTCAGCCTCGAGGCCTATGCGCTGCTGATCGGCGCGCTGCTGCTGCTCGTCGCGCTGGCGGGGACGATGTACGTCACCCGCCGGCTCGACTGGACCGGGGAGCGGCGGCGGGTGGCGGAGGAAGCGGCGCCGCTTTGA
- a CDS encoding LOG family protein produces the protein MTDPVPPKRIFPNAKVDAEAAKHIPSSPQTEDAAYTLAFQDKDFLLRPDLRPVRFQLELLKPELLLDEQKIGSTFVFYGSARVPEPAKAEALLAAARTDEQKVIAERLKAKSHYYEVARELARLVSRTEPDDEGKRHFVVCSGGGPSFMEAANRGAADEGAESIGLNIVLPHEQLPNPYVTPHLSFQFHYFALRKMHFLLRARAVAVFPGGFGTFDEMFELLTLIQTGKVRPLPILLYGREFWNRVVNFEALVEEGVISARDLDLITWCETAEEGWAAVCDHYAEAEQRAAAE, from the coding sequence ATGACTGATCCTGTTCCCCCCAAGCGTATCTTTCCCAATGCGAAGGTCGACGCCGAAGCCGCCAAGCATATCCCGTCGTCGCCGCAGACGGAGGACGCCGCCTACACGCTGGCGTTCCAGGACAAGGACTTCCTGCTGCGGCCCGATCTCCGGCCGGTGCGCTTCCAGCTCGAGCTGTTGAAGCCCGAGCTGCTGCTCGACGAGCAGAAGATCGGCTCGACCTTCGTCTTCTACGGCTCGGCGCGGGTGCCCGAGCCGGCCAAGGCCGAGGCGCTGCTCGCGGCGGCGCGGACCGACGAGCAGAAGGTCATCGCCGAGCGGCTCAAGGCCAAGTCGCATTATTACGAGGTTGCGCGCGAGCTGGCGCGGCTGGTCAGCCGGACCGAGCCCGACGACGAGGGCAAGCGCCACTTCGTGGTCTGCTCAGGGGGCGGCCCGAGCTTCATGGAAGCCGCCAACCGCGGCGCCGCCGACGAGGGGGCGGAGTCGATCGGCTTGAACATCGTGCTGCCGCACGAGCAATTGCCCAACCCCTATGTGACCCCGCACCTCAGTTTCCAGTTCCACTACTTCGCCTTGAGGAAGATGCACTTCCTGCTGCGCGCGCGGGCGGTGGCGGTGTTCCCGGGCGGGTTCGGGACGTTCGACGAGATGTTCGAGCTGTTGACGCTCATCCAGACGGGCAAGGTGCGGCCGCTGCCGATCCTGCTCTACGGGCGCGAGTTCTGGAACCGGGTGGTCAATTTCGAGGCGCTGGTCGAGGAGGGCGTGATCAGCGCCCGCGACCTCGACCTCATCACCTGGTGCGAGACGGCCGAGGAAGGCTGGGCCGCGGTGTGCGACCATTATGCCGAGGCCGAGCAGCGCGCGGCGGCCGAATAG